The window ACGGAATTTTTGCCGCCTGCGTACAGCTTTTTGCAAGCTATTGGCTTGCTTTTTTTGAAGACTTTGCAATTTTTACTTTGGGAGCTTCTACGGCGGCTTACTTTTTTTTAGCGCTGCCGTTCGGTATTTCCTTGCATTATGTACTTAAACAAAATAAAATTACAAGAATGTTCGGGTTTGCCGCAGTTTGGCTTATGTGGGAGTATTTTAAATCAAACGATTTTTTAGCTTACCCCTGGGGGACTTCTCCGATGGTTTGTTTTAATTTAAAACATTTTATTCAATTTGCGGATACTACGGGAGTTTGGGGGCTTTCTTTTGCGGTACCCCTTATTTCGGCTTGCTTCGGAGAATTTATTAACGCATATTCTTTTTCCGTATGTAAAAAACAATTCTTTAAAAATCTTGCTGAATTCCGAAAACCCTTTTTCTTTGTTGCAGGTCTAGTTTTTCTTTTTAACATTTATGGAATTATAGTACTTAATAAGGACATCAGGCCTTTAAAAACTTTAAACACCGTAATAGTTCAGCAAAACGGAGACCCTTGGGATATGTCCAATTTTGAAGAATATCTTAGAACTTCGCAAAATCTTACAAAAGAAGCTGTAAGCAAAGCTCCTAAACAAACGAATTTGGTTATATGGAGTGAAAACTCTCTTGCAATACCGTATTCCGAGGGCTTTTATTATTATGATATGTCTCCCGAAAGCGACCCGTTTTCTTCTTTTTTAAAGAATTTAAATGTTCCGCTTTTTACGGGTTCTCCTTATGAAAATAACGGTAAATCTTATAATTCCGCCTGTTTGATTTCTCCTGACGGAAAAGTTTCCGATATTTATTCTAAAATTCAGCTTGTAGCCTTTGCGGAATATATTCCGTTTATAGAT is drawn from Treponema pedis and contains these coding sequences:
- the lnt gene encoding apolipoprotein N-acyltransferase — protein: MHFFLFFSAILCSSLLFSLGIPNEFFNFGSAAAGFSALALVYYVFLNCGSYKRAAILYGIFAACVQLFASYWLAFFEDFAIFTLGASTAAYFFLALPFGISLHYVLKQNKITRMFGFAAVWLMWEYFKSNDFLAYPWGTSPMVCFNLKHFIQFADTTGVWGLSFAVPLISACFGEFINAYSFSVCKKQFFKNLAEFRKPFFFVAGLVFLFNIYGIIVLNKDIRPLKTLNTVIVQQNGDPWDMSNFEEYLRTSQNLTKEAVSKAPKQTNLVIWSENSLAIPYSEGFYYYDMSPESDPFSSFLKNLNVPLFTGSPYENNGKSYNSACLISPDGKVSDIYSKIQLVAFAEYIPFIDNPLVVKLFDKLVGFSSGWTPGSEFKLFSVKNSAGENIKFAAPICFEDAFPNVCVGLHNLGSELLVNMSNDSWSKTASAEYQHFVVSYYRAIELRTTLVRSTNSGFSAVVDPYGRVLYTMPLFKAVSGFVEIPIYGHTKTPFAIFKDWFPALIFTILMLLMAVQWITSVKKKVSAPLPSSHWKEHKKNIKFIRRYKPLFSVKRYKRQNK